A genomic window from Corvus moneduloides isolate bCorMon1 chromosome 11, bCorMon1.pri, whole genome shotgun sequence includes:
- the LOC116449451 gene encoding acylamino-acid-releasing enzyme-like isoform X2 — translation MGRVTLPGHAGQREQLEGCHRPGRRRRAAPACLGRRPTAGGREQPHGHRGDREGCEACSFPHPGGRRPRCLLQGAEPVPCRHPCRPQGRGWRADFPALHRLLSQDSPTGQRRALLKRCPRQGHELLEVWDSGGCSHSVDLTAVGKHGEVYTEGPFACLAWSHSETRLLYVAEKSQPKRQPPCPWDVPGAAWPAAEDEDEEGKQFVYHEDWGETLSTRSEPILCILDLESLSLSVLEGVPEHLSPGQALWSPNDHGVVFVGWWHKPFRLGLNACSNRRSGIFHLDLASGCCELLSAENGSACSPQLSPDGQRLLYLEGVVGGPHRQCLCLRMVTWQTRQTVTVLDVVQEPTEAFAGLYAEVLPPRCWAADSRRAVLGTPQRSRTDLLLVDTEAATVTNLTAGSPEGCWELLTLQWDLLVATCSAPHHPPSLVVAVLPPAGQELSLDWVPVEDTPTVPGVTWKTLTVQPPCSRQGPAAQDTQAFEALLLSPSDGTPPHPLVVCPHGGPHAVFDARWRPSMAALCRLGFAVLLVNYRGSLGFGQASISSLLSHVGEQDVADTQVRGAGLGVLGDVPGRMLMFGCRWWVPHGCSWQWSRRCTESPWTRTAWPCWLAPTEPSSPSTSSLASLSVTKPVPCAAPSPTCPHCWAPLTSLTGATPPWGCPTPSSECHVLRRWPPCYCAHPSPKQPRCRRQCCCAWAPGTGASAPCRRWSCTGCCGPEVCQHGCCGTRRVATHWLVWRRRPMSSQTVPTGSSSTWGSPDRMGRAGTGPSAHSGPGLCQPQGDCWPWGPHQDQRQMERV, via the exons ATGGGAAGGGTGACCCTGCCTGGCCATGCGGGGCAgcgggagcagctggagggctGCCACCGGCCGGGGCGCCGGCGCCGGGCTGCTCCTGCGTGCCTTGGCAGGCGTCCCACTGCGGGCGGCAGAGAACAGCCCCATGGCCACAGGGGCGACCGAGAAGGGTGTGAAG CATGCTCCTTCCCTCATCCAGGCGGCCGACGGCCCCGCTGCCTGCTACAGGGAGCTGAGCCGGTTCCCTGCCGTCACCCGTGCCGCCCTCAGGGCCGCGGCTGGCGGGCAGACTTTCCTGCTCTACACCG GCTCCTCAGCCAGGACTCGCCCACGGGGCAGCGCCGCGCCCTGCTCAAACGCTGCCCGCGGCAGGGCCACGAGCTGCTGGAG GTGTGGGACAGCGGGGGATGCAGCCACAGCGTGGATCTCACGGCGGTGGGGAAGCACGGGGAGGTCTACACGGAGG GGCCCTTTGCCTGCCTGGCCTGGTCGCACTCAGAGACACGGCTCCTCTATGTGGCTGAGAAGAGCCAGCCCAAACGACAGCCCCCCTGCCCCTGGgatgtgccaggagcagcctggcctgcagcagaggatgaggatgaggag GGCAAGCAGTTTGTGTACCATGAGGACTGGGGGGAAACCCTGAGCACACGCAGCGAGCCCATCCTCTGCATCCTGGACCTGGAGAGCCTCAGCCTGTCAGTGCTGGAGGGAGTCCCGGAGCACCTCTCCCCCGGCCAG GCCCTGTGGTCCCCGAATGACCATGGTGTGGTGTTCGTGGGCTGGTGGCACAAGCCCTTCCGCCTGGGGCTGAATGCCTGCTCCAACAGGAG GTCAGGGATTTTCCACTTGGACCTGGCCAGCGGGTGCTGCG agctgctgtcagcagagaaTGGTTCTGCCTGCTCCCCCCAGCTGAGCCCTGATGGCCAGCGCCTGCTCTACCTGGAGGGGGTTGTGGGGGGGCCCCACCGGCAGTGCTTGTGCCTACGCATG GTCACCTGGCAGACAAGGCAGACAGTGACGGTGCTCGACGTGGTGCAGGAGCCCACAGAGG CTTTCGCCGGGCTCTATGCAGAGGTGCTGCCACCGCGGTGCTGGGCAGCCGACAGCCGGCGAGCCGTGCTGGGCACCCCGCAGCGGAGCCGCACA GACCTGCTGCTTGTGGATACGGAGGCAGCCACAGTCACCAACCTGACAGCAG GATCACCTGAagggtgctgggagctgctcacTCTCCAGTGGGACCTGCTGGTGGCCACCTGCTCAgccccccaccacccccccaGCCTG GTGGTGGCCGTGCTGCCGCCAGCAGGCCAGGAGTTGTCCCTTGACTGGGTGCCAGTGGAGGACACCCCAACAGTGCCTGGTGTCACCTGGAAGACTCTGACGGTCCAGCCACCCTGCAGTAGGCAGGGCCCCGCTGCACAGG acACCCAGGCTTTTGAGGCCCTGCTGCTGAGCCCCTCAGATGGCACACCACCACACCCCCTCGTCGTGTGCCCCCATG GTGGCCCCCATGCTGTCTTTGATGCCCGCTGGCGCCCGAGCATGGCTGCGCTGTGCCGGCTGGGCTTCGCCGTGCTCCTGG TGAACTACCGTGGCTCCCTGGGCTTCGGCCAGGCCAGCATCAGCTCCCTACTTTCCCATGTGGGTGAGCAGGATGTGGCAGACACCCAGGTgaggggtgctgggctgggggtgctgggggatgtTCCTGGGAGGATGCTGATGTTTGGGTGCCGGTGGTGGGTGCCCCACGGATGCAGCTGGCAGTGGAGCAGGCGCTGCACAGAGAGCCCCTGGACCCGCACcgcctggccctgctggctggCTCCCACGGAGCCTTCATCGCCCTCCACCTCCTCACTCGCGAGCCTGAGCGTTACCAAGCCTGTGCCCTGCGCAGCCCCGTCTCCAACCTGCCCGCACTGCTGGGCACCTCTGACATCCCTGACTG GCGCTACacctccctggggctgccctACTCCTTCGAGCGAGTGCCACGTGCTGAGGAGGTGGCCACCATGCTACTGCGCTCACCCATCTCCCAAGCAGCCCAG gtgcAGACGCCAGTGTTGCTGTGCGTGGGCGCCCGGGACCGGCGCGTCAGCCCCATGCAGGCGCTGGAGCTGTACCGGGTGCTGCGGGCCAGAGGTGTGCCAGCACG GCTGCTGTGGTACCCGGAGGGTGGCCACGCACTGGCTGGTGTGGAGACGGAGGCCGATGTCTTCACAAACTGTGCCCACTggctcctccagcacctgggGCAGCCCAGACAGGATGGGACGGGCCGGCACAGGCCCTAGTGCCCACAGTGGTCCTGGGCTATGCCAGCCCCAGGGTGACTGCTGGCCCTGGGGACCACACCAGGACCAGAGGCAGATGGAGCGAGTGTAG
- the LOC116449451 gene encoding acylamino-acid-releasing enzyme-like isoform X3 produces MGRVTLPGHAGQREQLEGCHRPGRRRRAAPACLGRRPTAGGREQPHGHRGDREGCEGGRRPRCLLQGAEPVPCRHPCRPQGRGWRADFPALHRLLSQDSPTGQRRALLKRCPRQGHELLEVWDSGGCSHSVDLTAVGKHGEVYTEGPFACLAWSHSETRLLYVAEKSQPKRQPPCPWDVPGAAWPAAEDEDEEGKQFVYHEDWGETLSTRSEPILCILDLESLSLSVLEGVPEHLSPGQALWSPNDHGVVFVGWWHKPFRLGLNACSNRRSGIFHLDLASGCCELLSAENGSACSPQLSPDGQRLLYLEGVVGGPHRQCLCLRMVTWQTRQTVTVLDVVQEPTEAFAGLYAEVLPPRCWAADSRRAVLGTPQRSRTDLLLVDTEAATVTNLTAGSPEGCWELLTLQWDLLVATCSAPHHPPSLVVAVLPPAGQELSLDWVPVEDTPTVPGVTWKTLTVQPPCSRQGPAAQDTQAFEALLLSPSDGTPPHPLVVCPHGGPHAVFDARWRPSMAALCRLGFAVLLVNYRGSLGFGQASISSLLSHVGEQDVADTQVRGAGLGVLGDVPGRMLMFGCRWWVPHGCSWQWSRRCTESPWTRTAWPCWLAPTEPSSPSTSSLASLSVTKPVPCAAPSPTCPHCWAPLTSLTGATPPWGCPTPSSECHVLRRWPPCYCAHPSPKQPRCRRQCCCAWAPGTGASAPCRRWSCTGCCGPEVCQHGCCGTRRVATHWLVWRRRPMSSQTVPTGSSSTWGSPDRMGRAGTGPSAHSGPGLCQPQGDCWPWGPHQDQRQMERV; encoded by the exons ATGGGAAGGGTGACCCTGCCTGGCCATGCGGGGCAgcgggagcagctggagggctGCCACCGGCCGGGGCGCCGGCGCCGGGCTGCTCCTGCGTGCCTTGGCAGGCGTCCCACTGCGGGCGGCAGAGAACAGCCCCATGGCCACAGGGGCGACCGAGAAGGGTGTGAAG GCGGCCGACGGCCCCGCTGCCTGCTACAGGGAGCTGAGCCGGTTCCCTGCCGTCACCCGTGCCGCCCTCAGGGCCGCGGCTGGCGGGCAGACTTTCCTGCTCTACACCG GCTCCTCAGCCAGGACTCGCCCACGGGGCAGCGCCGCGCCCTGCTCAAACGCTGCCCGCGGCAGGGCCACGAGCTGCTGGAG GTGTGGGACAGCGGGGGATGCAGCCACAGCGTGGATCTCACGGCGGTGGGGAAGCACGGGGAGGTCTACACGGAGG GGCCCTTTGCCTGCCTGGCCTGGTCGCACTCAGAGACACGGCTCCTCTATGTGGCTGAGAAGAGCCAGCCCAAACGACAGCCCCCCTGCCCCTGGgatgtgccaggagcagcctggcctgcagcagaggatgaggatgaggag GGCAAGCAGTTTGTGTACCATGAGGACTGGGGGGAAACCCTGAGCACACGCAGCGAGCCCATCCTCTGCATCCTGGACCTGGAGAGCCTCAGCCTGTCAGTGCTGGAGGGAGTCCCGGAGCACCTCTCCCCCGGCCAG GCCCTGTGGTCCCCGAATGACCATGGTGTGGTGTTCGTGGGCTGGTGGCACAAGCCCTTCCGCCTGGGGCTGAATGCCTGCTCCAACAGGAG GTCAGGGATTTTCCACTTGGACCTGGCCAGCGGGTGCTGCG agctgctgtcagcagagaaTGGTTCTGCCTGCTCCCCCCAGCTGAGCCCTGATGGCCAGCGCCTGCTCTACCTGGAGGGGGTTGTGGGGGGGCCCCACCGGCAGTGCTTGTGCCTACGCATG GTCACCTGGCAGACAAGGCAGACAGTGACGGTGCTCGACGTGGTGCAGGAGCCCACAGAGG CTTTCGCCGGGCTCTATGCAGAGGTGCTGCCACCGCGGTGCTGGGCAGCCGACAGCCGGCGAGCCGTGCTGGGCACCCCGCAGCGGAGCCGCACA GACCTGCTGCTTGTGGATACGGAGGCAGCCACAGTCACCAACCTGACAGCAG GATCACCTGAagggtgctgggagctgctcacTCTCCAGTGGGACCTGCTGGTGGCCACCTGCTCAgccccccaccacccccccaGCCTG GTGGTGGCCGTGCTGCCGCCAGCAGGCCAGGAGTTGTCCCTTGACTGGGTGCCAGTGGAGGACACCCCAACAGTGCCTGGTGTCACCTGGAAGACTCTGACGGTCCAGCCACCCTGCAGTAGGCAGGGCCCCGCTGCACAGG acACCCAGGCTTTTGAGGCCCTGCTGCTGAGCCCCTCAGATGGCACACCACCACACCCCCTCGTCGTGTGCCCCCATG GTGGCCCCCATGCTGTCTTTGATGCCCGCTGGCGCCCGAGCATGGCTGCGCTGTGCCGGCTGGGCTTCGCCGTGCTCCTGG TGAACTACCGTGGCTCCCTGGGCTTCGGCCAGGCCAGCATCAGCTCCCTACTTTCCCATGTGGGTGAGCAGGATGTGGCAGACACCCAGGTgaggggtgctgggctgggggtgctgggggatgtTCCTGGGAGGATGCTGATGTTTGGGTGCCGGTGGTGGGTGCCCCACGGATGCAGCTGGCAGTGGAGCAGGCGCTGCACAGAGAGCCCCTGGACCCGCACcgcctggccctgctggctggCTCCCACGGAGCCTTCATCGCCCTCCACCTCCTCACTCGCGAGCCTGAGCGTTACCAAGCCTGTGCCCTGCGCAGCCCCGTCTCCAACCTGCCCGCACTGCTGGGCACCTCTGACATCCCTGACTG GCGCTACacctccctggggctgccctACTCCTTCGAGCGAGTGCCACGTGCTGAGGAGGTGGCCACCATGCTACTGCGCTCACCCATCTCCCAAGCAGCCCAG gtgcAGACGCCAGTGTTGCTGTGCGTGGGCGCCCGGGACCGGCGCGTCAGCCCCATGCAGGCGCTGGAGCTGTACCGGGTGCTGCGGGCCAGAGGTGTGCCAGCACG GCTGCTGTGGTACCCGGAGGGTGGCCACGCACTGGCTGGTGTGGAGACGGAGGCCGATGTCTTCACAAACTGTGCCCACTggctcctccagcacctgggGCAGCCCAGACAGGATGGGACGGGCCGGCACAGGCCCTAGTGCCCACAGTGGTCCTGGGCTATGCCAGCCCCAGGGTGACTGCTGGCCCTGGGGACCACACCAGGACCAGAGGCAGATGGAGCGAGTGTAG
- the LOC116449451 gene encoding acylamino-acid-releasing enzyme-like isoform X1, which produces MRGSGSSWRAATGRGAGAGLLLRALAGVPLRAAENSPMATGATEKGVKHAPSLIQAADGPAACYRELSRFPAVTRAALRAAAGGQTFLLYTECSRPDLARRRLLRFGRHYSLRRTAGREGLAVSRTALSAEIHNQLLSQDSPTGQRRALLKRCPRQGHELLEVWDSGGCSHSVDLTAVGKHGEVYTEGPFACLAWSHSETRLLYVAEKSQPKRQPPCPWDVPGAAWPAAEDEDEEGKQFVYHEDWGETLSTRSEPILCILDLESLSLSVLEGVPEHLSPGQALWSPNDHGVVFVGWWHKPFRLGLNACSNRRSGIFHLDLASGCCELLSAENGSACSPQLSPDGQRLLYLEGVVGGPHRQCLCLRMVTWQTRQTVTVLDVVQEPTEAFAGLYAEVLPPRCWAADSRRAVLGTPQRSRTDLLLVDTEAATVTNLTAGSPEGCWELLTLQWDLLVATCSAPHHPPSLVVAVLPPAGQELSLDWVPVEDTPTVPGVTWKTLTVQPPCSRQGPAAQDTQAFEALLLSPSDGTPPHPLVVCPHGGPHAVFDARWRPSMAALCRLGFAVLLVNYRGSLGFGQASISSLLSHVGEQDVADTQVRGAGLGVLGDVPGRMLMFGCRWWVPHGCSWQWSRRCTESPWTRTAWPCWLAPTEPSSPSTSSLASLSVTKPVPCAAPSPTCPHCWAPLTSLTGATPPWGCPTPSSECHVLRRWPPCYCAHPSPKQPRCRRQCCCAWAPGTGASAPCRRWSCTGCCGPEVCQHGCCGTRRVATHWLVWRRRPMSSQTVPTGSSSTWGSPDRMGRAGTGPSAHSGPGLCQPQGDCWPWGPHQDQRQMERV; this is translated from the exons ATGCGGGGCAgcgggagcagctggagggctGCCACCGGCCGGGGCGCCGGCGCCGGGCTGCTCCTGCGTGCCTTGGCAGGCGTCCCACTGCGGGCGGCAGAGAACAGCCCCATGGCCACAGGGGCGACCGAGAAGGGTGTGAAG CATGCTCCTTCCCTCATCCAGGCGGCCGACGGCCCCGCTGCCTGCTACAGGGAGCTGAGCCGGTTCCCTGCCGTCACCCGTGCCGCCCTCAGGGCCGCGGCTGGCGGGCAGACTTTCCTGCTCTACACCG AGTGCAGCCGCCCCGACCTGGCCCGCCGGCGGCTCCTGCGCTTCGGCCGCCACTACAGCCTGCGGCGCACAGCCGGCCGGGAGGGCCTCGCCGTCAGCCGGACCGCGCTCAGCGCCGAGATCCACAACCA GCTCCTCAGCCAGGACTCGCCCACGGGGCAGCGCCGCGCCCTGCTCAAACGCTGCCCGCGGCAGGGCCACGAGCTGCTGGAG GTGTGGGACAGCGGGGGATGCAGCCACAGCGTGGATCTCACGGCGGTGGGGAAGCACGGGGAGGTCTACACGGAGG GGCCCTTTGCCTGCCTGGCCTGGTCGCACTCAGAGACACGGCTCCTCTATGTGGCTGAGAAGAGCCAGCCCAAACGACAGCCCCCCTGCCCCTGGgatgtgccaggagcagcctggcctgcagcagaggatgaggatgaggag GGCAAGCAGTTTGTGTACCATGAGGACTGGGGGGAAACCCTGAGCACACGCAGCGAGCCCATCCTCTGCATCCTGGACCTGGAGAGCCTCAGCCTGTCAGTGCTGGAGGGAGTCCCGGAGCACCTCTCCCCCGGCCAG GCCCTGTGGTCCCCGAATGACCATGGTGTGGTGTTCGTGGGCTGGTGGCACAAGCCCTTCCGCCTGGGGCTGAATGCCTGCTCCAACAGGAG GTCAGGGATTTTCCACTTGGACCTGGCCAGCGGGTGCTGCG agctgctgtcagcagagaaTGGTTCTGCCTGCTCCCCCCAGCTGAGCCCTGATGGCCAGCGCCTGCTCTACCTGGAGGGGGTTGTGGGGGGGCCCCACCGGCAGTGCTTGTGCCTACGCATG GTCACCTGGCAGACAAGGCAGACAGTGACGGTGCTCGACGTGGTGCAGGAGCCCACAGAGG CTTTCGCCGGGCTCTATGCAGAGGTGCTGCCACCGCGGTGCTGGGCAGCCGACAGCCGGCGAGCCGTGCTGGGCACCCCGCAGCGGAGCCGCACA GACCTGCTGCTTGTGGATACGGAGGCAGCCACAGTCACCAACCTGACAGCAG GATCACCTGAagggtgctgggagctgctcacTCTCCAGTGGGACCTGCTGGTGGCCACCTGCTCAgccccccaccacccccccaGCCTG GTGGTGGCCGTGCTGCCGCCAGCAGGCCAGGAGTTGTCCCTTGACTGGGTGCCAGTGGAGGACACCCCAACAGTGCCTGGTGTCACCTGGAAGACTCTGACGGTCCAGCCACCCTGCAGTAGGCAGGGCCCCGCTGCACAGG acACCCAGGCTTTTGAGGCCCTGCTGCTGAGCCCCTCAGATGGCACACCACCACACCCCCTCGTCGTGTGCCCCCATG GTGGCCCCCATGCTGTCTTTGATGCCCGCTGGCGCCCGAGCATGGCTGCGCTGTGCCGGCTGGGCTTCGCCGTGCTCCTGG TGAACTACCGTGGCTCCCTGGGCTTCGGCCAGGCCAGCATCAGCTCCCTACTTTCCCATGTGGGTGAGCAGGATGTGGCAGACACCCAGGTgaggggtgctgggctgggggtgctgggggatgtTCCTGGGAGGATGCTGATGTTTGGGTGCCGGTGGTGGGTGCCCCACGGATGCAGCTGGCAGTGGAGCAGGCGCTGCACAGAGAGCCCCTGGACCCGCACcgcctggccctgctggctggCTCCCACGGAGCCTTCATCGCCCTCCACCTCCTCACTCGCGAGCCTGAGCGTTACCAAGCCTGTGCCCTGCGCAGCCCCGTCTCCAACCTGCCCGCACTGCTGGGCACCTCTGACATCCCTGACTG GCGCTACacctccctggggctgccctACTCCTTCGAGCGAGTGCCACGTGCTGAGGAGGTGGCCACCATGCTACTGCGCTCACCCATCTCCCAAGCAGCCCAG gtgcAGACGCCAGTGTTGCTGTGCGTGGGCGCCCGGGACCGGCGCGTCAGCCCCATGCAGGCGCTGGAGCTGTACCGGGTGCTGCGGGCCAGAGGTGTGCCAGCACG GCTGCTGTGGTACCCGGAGGGTGGCCACGCACTGGCTGGTGTGGAGACGGAGGCCGATGTCTTCACAAACTGTGCCCACTggctcctccagcacctgggGCAGCCCAGACAGGATGGGACGGGCCGGCACAGGCCCTAGTGCCCACAGTGGTCCTGGGCTATGCCAGCCCCAGGGTGACTGCTGGCCCTGGGGACCACACCAGGACCAGAGGCAGATGGAGCGAGTGTAG
- the LOC116449451 gene encoding acylamino-acid-releasing enzyme-like isoform X4: MRGSGSSWRAATGRGAGAGLLLRALAGVPLRAAENSPMATGATEKGVKHAPSLIQAADGPAACYRELSRFPAVTRAALRAAAGGQTFLLYTECSRPDLARRRLLRFGRHYSLRRTAGREGLAVSRTALSAEIHNQLLSQDSPTGQRRALLKRCPRQGHELLEVWDSGGCSHSVDLTAVGKHGEVYTEGPFACLAWSHSETRLLYVAEKSQPKRQPPCPWDVPGAAWPAAEDEDEEGKQFVYHEDWGETLSTRSEPILCILDLESLSLSVLEGVPEHLSPGQALWSPNDHGVVFVGWWHKPFRLGLNACSNRRSGIFHLDLASGCCELLSAENGSACSPQLSPDGQRLLYLEGVVGGPHRQCLCLRMVTWQTRQTVTVLDVVQEPTEAFAGLYAEVLPPRCWAADSRRAVLGTPQRSRTDLLLVDTEAATVTNLTAGSPEGCWELLTLQWDLLVATCSAPHHPPSLVVAVLPPAGQELSLDWVPVEDTPTVPGVTWKTLTVQPPCSRQGPAAQDTQAFEALLLSPSDGTPPHPLVVCPHGGPHAVFDARWRPSMAALCRLGFAVLLVNYRGSLGFGQASISSLLSHVGEQDVADTQLAVEQALHREPLDPHRLALLAGSHGAFIALHLLTREPERYQACALRSPVSNLPALLGTSDIPDWRYTSLGLPYSFERVPRAEEVATMLLRSPISQAAQVQTPVLLCVGARDRRVSPMQALELYRVLRARGVPARLLWYPEGGHALAGVETEADVFTNCAHWLLQHLGQPRQDGTGRHRP, translated from the exons ATGCGGGGCAgcgggagcagctggagggctGCCACCGGCCGGGGCGCCGGCGCCGGGCTGCTCCTGCGTGCCTTGGCAGGCGTCCCACTGCGGGCGGCAGAGAACAGCCCCATGGCCACAGGGGCGACCGAGAAGGGTGTGAAG CATGCTCCTTCCCTCATCCAGGCGGCCGACGGCCCCGCTGCCTGCTACAGGGAGCTGAGCCGGTTCCCTGCCGTCACCCGTGCCGCCCTCAGGGCCGCGGCTGGCGGGCAGACTTTCCTGCTCTACACCG AGTGCAGCCGCCCCGACCTGGCCCGCCGGCGGCTCCTGCGCTTCGGCCGCCACTACAGCCTGCGGCGCACAGCCGGCCGGGAGGGCCTCGCCGTCAGCCGGACCGCGCTCAGCGCCGAGATCCACAACCA GCTCCTCAGCCAGGACTCGCCCACGGGGCAGCGCCGCGCCCTGCTCAAACGCTGCCCGCGGCAGGGCCACGAGCTGCTGGAG GTGTGGGACAGCGGGGGATGCAGCCACAGCGTGGATCTCACGGCGGTGGGGAAGCACGGGGAGGTCTACACGGAGG GGCCCTTTGCCTGCCTGGCCTGGTCGCACTCAGAGACACGGCTCCTCTATGTGGCTGAGAAGAGCCAGCCCAAACGACAGCCCCCCTGCCCCTGGgatgtgccaggagcagcctggcctgcagcagaggatgaggatgaggag GGCAAGCAGTTTGTGTACCATGAGGACTGGGGGGAAACCCTGAGCACACGCAGCGAGCCCATCCTCTGCATCCTGGACCTGGAGAGCCTCAGCCTGTCAGTGCTGGAGGGAGTCCCGGAGCACCTCTCCCCCGGCCAG GCCCTGTGGTCCCCGAATGACCATGGTGTGGTGTTCGTGGGCTGGTGGCACAAGCCCTTCCGCCTGGGGCTGAATGCCTGCTCCAACAGGAG GTCAGGGATTTTCCACTTGGACCTGGCCAGCGGGTGCTGCG agctgctgtcagcagagaaTGGTTCTGCCTGCTCCCCCCAGCTGAGCCCTGATGGCCAGCGCCTGCTCTACCTGGAGGGGGTTGTGGGGGGGCCCCACCGGCAGTGCTTGTGCCTACGCATG GTCACCTGGCAGACAAGGCAGACAGTGACGGTGCTCGACGTGGTGCAGGAGCCCACAGAGG CTTTCGCCGGGCTCTATGCAGAGGTGCTGCCACCGCGGTGCTGGGCAGCCGACAGCCGGCGAGCCGTGCTGGGCACCCCGCAGCGGAGCCGCACA GACCTGCTGCTTGTGGATACGGAGGCAGCCACAGTCACCAACCTGACAGCAG GATCACCTGAagggtgctgggagctgctcacTCTCCAGTGGGACCTGCTGGTGGCCACCTGCTCAgccccccaccacccccccaGCCTG GTGGTGGCCGTGCTGCCGCCAGCAGGCCAGGAGTTGTCCCTTGACTGGGTGCCAGTGGAGGACACCCCAACAGTGCCTGGTGTCACCTGGAAGACTCTGACGGTCCAGCCACCCTGCAGTAGGCAGGGCCCCGCTGCACAGG acACCCAGGCTTTTGAGGCCCTGCTGCTGAGCCCCTCAGATGGCACACCACCACACCCCCTCGTCGTGTGCCCCCATG GTGGCCCCCATGCTGTCTTTGATGCCCGCTGGCGCCCGAGCATGGCTGCGCTGTGCCGGCTGGGCTTCGCCGTGCTCCTGG TGAACTACCGTGGCTCCCTGGGCTTCGGCCAGGCCAGCATCAGCTCCCTACTTTCCCATGTGGGTGAGCAGGATGTGGCAGACACCCAG CTGGCAGTGGAGCAGGCGCTGCACAGAGAGCCCCTGGACCCGCACcgcctggccctgctggctggCTCCCACGGAGCCTTCATCGCCCTCCACCTCCTCACTCGCGAGCCTGAGCGTTACCAAGCCTGTGCCCTGCGCAGCCCCGTCTCCAACCTGCCCGCACTGCTGGGCACCTCTGACATCCCTGACTG GCGCTACacctccctggggctgccctACTCCTTCGAGCGAGTGCCACGTGCTGAGGAGGTGGCCACCATGCTACTGCGCTCACCCATCTCCCAAGCAGCCCAG gtgcAGACGCCAGTGTTGCTGTGCGTGGGCGCCCGGGACCGGCGCGTCAGCCCCATGCAGGCGCTGGAGCTGTACCGGGTGCTGCGGGCCAGAGGTGTGCCAGCACG GCTGCTGTGGTACCCGGAGGGTGGCCACGCACTGGCTGGTGTGGAGACGGAGGCCGATGTCTTCACAAACTGTGCCCACTggctcctccagcacctgggGCAGCCCAGACAGGATGGGACGGGCCGGCACAGGCCCTAG